The stretch of DNA CTTTAGCTGCCGAGAGCCCAGTTGCACCAGAAGTAGCATTCTGAAAAATCATATCAGGCAGAGGAACAGGAATTGGTTTATCTAAGTTTGAAACAACAGATGAGGTTCCCTCGATAATGTTTTCAACCGAGGAAGAGTTCTCGCGAGTCCTGAAGCCACCAAAGTCATCAAAACTCTCACTGACATCAAGAAAAATTGTACTCTTGGAGTCTGAATTATAACCCTCCTCAGTATGGTTTTCGGAACTTAAAGGGATATCTAAGGACTTCTGTTCATTAGACTTGGAAATTCCTACATATAAGTTGCTGCTCGATGTAGCTCTGTCTAGTGTATACGAGGATCCACGTTCAGGAGAGTCATCAAACTTGAAAGAATTGTAATATGTGAGATCAGGCATAGAGAGAATCCTATCGAGACCTATAGGACTACTTCTAGCCGGTGAAGGTGATCTAGATGTTCTAAAGCTCGAACGATCAGAAATGTGATGTTTTTCCTCCCTATAGAAAGATGAGTCGAGTAATCGATTATGTTTGTGCAATGACTCATTAACAGATAATGTTCTCCTAAAGGATTTCATTTTTTCACTCTTGCTAAATGGAGAATTGCAATGAGAAAAAGTACTTCCCTTTTCAATATCCTTTGATGATCTATGACCATGTGGAACCTTATGAAGGACAGCATCCATGACAATACGACGCCTCTCCTTTCTACTCACCTCGAGTGCATATCTTATTTTTTGCTTTAGATTCTTAAAACGATTGAGGATGAGTTTACTACTCTCACGGTCTTTCTTTTCTGCGCGAGGTGAACAAGCAGAGGAATTATCAAATGATTCAGCTCTTCTGATCAACATGTGTTTTCCAACATCATCATCGCTACTCAAATCCGTTGATGTCACTGAGTGGCTATTAAATCCAGCAGAACCAGACAACTCACTACCAACTTGTGACTGATCATCCTCCCCTTTAACATGATCATGACCACATTCCATCTTGTTCTTATGTTTCCTTGACCTGACAGTTTTTCTTCCCCGTGATCTACGCGAAGGAAATGAAATAGACTTTATAAACCCAAGCATCAACTTGGATGAGTCATTTCTCATGTTTTCTAATTCCATAGGCTCTTGTACTGCACGCTCGCGTATTCTTTTGGTGGGAGGGTCTAACAGACTAGCAACAGAATATTTCTCCTTGTAATTAATATGCTCCAAAGTCTTGTCATTTATAGGATT from Solanum stenotomum isolate F172 unplaced genomic scaffold, ASM1918654v1 scaffold17538, whole genome shotgun sequence encodes:
- the LOC125850487 gene encoding uncharacterized protein LOC125850487 is translated as MGKGLQHQDPSISPENPPGCMWILHRKRLPRKRKGGKRVAVVEDLGDNATATENSPIVSKAKEPNQVSKSSMLSRIRSLITQEETSKRKGRHRRSSSCPIQLERTNSIQHLDLADLQSSHENPINDKTLEHINYKEKYSVASLLDPPTKRIRERAVQEPMELENMRNDSSKLMLGFIKSISFPSRRSRGRKTVRSRKHKNKMECGHDHVKGEDDQSQVGSELSGSAGFNSHSVTSTDLSSDDDVGKHMLIRRAESFDNSSACSPRAEKKDRESSKLILNRFKNLKQKIRYALEVSRKERRRIVMDAVLHKVPHGHRSSKDIEKGSTFSHCNSPFSKSEKMKSFRRTLSVNESLHKHNRLLDSSFYREEKHHISDRSSFRTSRSPSPARSSPIGLDRILSMPDLTYYNSFKFDDSPERGSSYTLDRATSSSNLYVGISKSNEQKSLDIPLSSENHTEEGYNSDSKSTIFLDVSESFDDFGGFRTRENSSSVENIIEGTSSVVSNLDKPIPVPLPDMIFQNATSGATGLSAAKGAEEDAANTDKKGLSSSDLNRILQIQVDKRYESEFNYVKDVLELSGFSGDKFIGKWHSADKPVNPSLFDEVEGYCLLDQEDVTCDQLLLFDLINEVLLQIYERSCSYWPKSLTCHSHIHTMPIGYHVLGEVWKDVNSCFESEMKNDQPIDYAVSRDLAKDETWMNLQFDAVCGGLELEDLILNDLLEELVFT